The proteins below are encoded in one region of Aquisphaera giovannonii:
- the ppdK gene encoding pyruvate, phosphate dikinase yields MSTKTKYVYSFGSGKADGRADMKELLGGKGANLAEMSSIGIPVPPGFTITTEVCHDYYEAGRKLPESVKPEVEAALKKVEEQVGKKFGDSSDPLLVSVRSGAALSMPGMMNTILNLGLTDASVEGLAKKTDNPRFAYDGYRRLIDMFGSTAMGVEHELFEHELSKLKDEKKVKLDTDLSAADLKELVKRYKAVYEKATGEPFPQDPKDQLWKAIMAVFNSWMGNKAVEYRRIERITGLKGTAVNVQSMVFGNTGTNSGTGVAFTRDPNTGENTFYGDYLINAQGEDVVAGIRTPEPITRLHEEMPKVYEQLMDIRQKLEKHYKEMQDIEFTVEDGTLFMLQTRTGKRTGTSAVRIAVELVKEGFIDEKAAISRVNPESLNHLLLPQLDPKSKNKPVAQGIAASPGAASGKIVLTAEAAVAHAEKHPDEPIMLVRKETSPEDVAGMHLAKGILTSTGGKASHAAVVARGWGKPCVVGCEAMKIDEKAGTITIAGKTLKVGDYLTINGSTGDVMIGQVETIDPSVSGDFATLMGWADKARKLKVRTNADTPADAAKAREFGAEGIGLCRTEHMFFGDERIVAMRKMILADDVEGRKAALAQLEPFQKKDFVGIFEAMDGLPVTIRLLDPPLHEFLPHDEKGQETVAKELGIPVQKVKDRVEQLHEFNPMLGFRGCRLPIVYPEIGDMQVRAIISAAIDVKKAGKSVLPEIMIPLIGTVAELKILKERAIKLADELIAASGVKVEYLVGTMIEIPRAALVADKVAEEAQFFSFGTNDLTQMTFGFSRDDIKSFMGTYLKEKILPVDPFQSIDVEGVGQLIEMGVKKGREGRKAKHGEHLKVGICGEHGGDPDSVAFCHKVGMDYVSCSPFRVPIARLAAAQASLAEGGKIARDK; encoded by the coding sequence ATGTCTACGAAGACGAAATATGTGTATTCTTTTGGTAGCGGCAAGGCCGACGGTCGGGCCGACATGAAAGAGCTGCTTGGCGGCAAGGGTGCCAACCTCGCGGAGATGAGCTCGATCGGGATCCCGGTGCCCCCCGGGTTCACGATCACCACGGAAGTGTGCCACGACTACTACGAGGCCGGGCGGAAGCTGCCGGAGTCGGTGAAGCCCGAGGTCGAGGCGGCGCTGAAGAAGGTGGAGGAGCAGGTCGGCAAGAAGTTCGGCGACTCCTCCGACCCGCTGCTGGTGAGCGTCCGCTCCGGCGCGGCGCTGTCGATGCCCGGCATGATGAACACCATCCTCAACCTGGGCCTGACGGACGCCTCGGTGGAGGGCCTGGCGAAGAAGACCGACAACCCCCGGTTCGCCTATGACGGATACCGCCGCCTGATTGACATGTTCGGCTCGACGGCGATGGGCGTGGAGCACGAGCTCTTCGAGCACGAGCTCAGCAAGCTGAAGGACGAGAAGAAGGTCAAGCTCGACACCGACCTGAGCGCGGCCGACCTGAAGGAGCTGGTGAAGCGGTACAAGGCCGTGTACGAGAAGGCCACCGGCGAGCCGTTCCCGCAGGACCCCAAGGACCAGCTCTGGAAGGCCATCATGGCGGTCTTCAATAGCTGGATGGGCAACAAGGCGGTGGAGTATCGCCGCATCGAGCGGATCACGGGCCTGAAGGGGACCGCGGTCAACGTCCAGTCGATGGTCTTCGGCAACACGGGGACCAACTCCGGCACCGGCGTCGCGTTCACCCGCGACCCGAACACCGGCGAGAATACCTTCTACGGCGACTACCTCATCAACGCCCAGGGCGAGGACGTCGTCGCGGGCATCCGCACGCCGGAGCCGATCACCCGGCTGCACGAGGAGATGCCCAAGGTCTACGAGCAGCTGATGGACATCCGCCAGAAGCTCGAGAAGCACTACAAGGAGATGCAGGACATCGAGTTCACCGTCGAGGACGGCACTCTGTTCATGCTCCAGACCCGGACCGGCAAGCGGACCGGGACCTCGGCCGTCCGGATCGCGGTGGAGCTGGTGAAGGAGGGCTTCATCGACGAGAAGGCCGCCATCTCCCGCGTTAACCCCGAGAGCCTGAACCACCTGCTCCTGCCGCAGCTCGACCCCAAGAGCAAGAACAAGCCGGTCGCCCAGGGCATCGCCGCCAGCCCCGGCGCCGCCTCCGGCAAGATCGTCCTCACCGCCGAGGCCGCCGTCGCCCACGCCGAGAAGCACCCCGACGAGCCGATCATGCTCGTCCGCAAGGAGACCAGCCCGGAGGACGTCGCCGGCATGCACCTGGCGAAGGGCATCCTCACCTCGACCGGCGGCAAGGCCAGCCACGCGGCGGTCGTCGCCCGCGGCTGGGGCAAGCCCTGCGTCGTCGGCTGCGAGGCGATGAAGATCGACGAGAAGGCGGGCACGATCACCATCGCCGGCAAGACGCTGAAGGTGGGCGACTACCTCACCATCAACGGCTCGACGGGCGACGTTATGATCGGCCAGGTCGAGACGATCGATCCGTCCGTCTCCGGCGACTTCGCCACCCTCATGGGGTGGGCGGACAAGGCCCGGAAGCTCAAGGTCCGCACCAACGCGGACACGCCGGCGGACGCCGCCAAGGCCCGGGAGTTCGGCGCCGAGGGCATCGGCCTCTGCCGGACCGAGCACATGTTCTTCGGCGACGAGCGGATCGTCGCGATGCGGAAGATGATCCTCGCCGACGACGTCGAGGGCCGAAAGGCCGCGCTCGCCCAGCTGGAGCCGTTCCAGAAGAAGGACTTCGTCGGCATCTTCGAGGCGATGGACGGCCTGCCGGTCACCATCCGCCTCCTCGACCCGCCGCTCCACGAGTTCCTCCCCCACGACGAGAAGGGGCAGGAGACGGTCGCCAAGGAGCTCGGGATCCCCGTCCAGAAGGTGAAGGACCGAGTGGAGCAGCTCCACGAGTTCAACCCGATGCTGGGGTTCCGCGGCTGCCGCCTGCCGATCGTCTACCCCGAGATCGGCGACATGCAGGTCCGCGCGATCATCTCCGCGGCGATCGACGTCAAGAAGGCGGGCAAGAGCGTCCTGCCGGAGATCATGATCCCGCTGATCGGGACCGTCGCCGAGCTGAAGATCCTCAAGGAGCGGGCCATCAAGCTCGCCGATGAGCTGATCGCGGCCTCGGGCGTGAAGGTCGAGTACCTGGTCGGCACGATGATCGAGATCCCCCGCGCGGCGCTGGTCGCGGACAAGGTGGCGGAGGAGGCCCAGTTCTTCTCGTTCGGCACCAACGACCTGACGCAGATGACGTTCGGCTTCAGCCGCGACGACATCAAGTCGTTCATGGGCACTTACCTGAAGGAGAAGATCCTGCCCGTCGACCCGTTCCAGTCGATCGACGTGGAGGGCGTCGGGCAGCTCATCGAGATGGGCGTCAAGAAGGGCCGCGAGGGCCGGAAGGCGAAGCACGGCGAGCACCTCAAGGTCGGCATCTGCGGCGAGCACGGCGGCGACCCGGACAGCGTCGCGTTCTGCCACAAGGTCGGCATGGACTACGTGTCCTGCTCGCCCTTCCGCGTGCCGATCGCCCGCCTCGCCGCGGCCCAGGCTTCACTGGCCGAGGGCGGCAAGATCGCCCGCGACAAGTAA